The Lolium rigidum isolate FL_2022 chromosome 2, APGP_CSIRO_Lrig_0.1, whole genome shotgun sequence genomic interval cccccggataatccggccttcgggacaaaaccgtgactttatccggccaaatatccggccctatGCCAGACTTGTTTTTCGttcagtccttagccaaattcgagggggccggatatttccaaaatatccggcccggatattccggccctggtacaataccgggacaatatccgggcaaatgtccggcccccatactgcgctgcttttccgtcgaagacttagccaaaatcagggggccggatatttcaacaatatccggcccggattatccggcctggccatctTTTGCTGttaacttttgacagaccgaccaaaaccaacacacataaatatgaatctatgtaaaccctgtaccacttaaacaaacattagtgtatcacatatattgacatcaaacacacaaaacataatgtgagagatgttctttcagatcATCATCAATGACGTTAGGCTTGTTGGTGTCCGACACGTCGATAGCCACGGCCGTGCCATTCCAGAAGACGCACGTTTGTTGGTATCTCGCACGCTGGTTGCATGTGGAGGGAGTACAGAGATGCACGACGACAACAAAAGGAGGAGGTCAGGGAAGGCGGCGTCCGTGCGCAGGGAGGTGGAGCTCGAAGGCGCACGAGCTACCAGGGAGGCTGAGCTCCGCGTGGGCGCCGACAAGGACGCGGTGGCGCGGCTGTAGCAGTAGAAGGTCAGGGGAGGCGGCGAATATGTGCAGGGGCGGAGCTCACGTTAGAGGGCGACGAAGGTGCGCAAGTTGCGGGGGAGGCCGTGAACAACGTGGGCGCCGACGAGGACACGACATCGCGGATACAAAAGGAGGAGGTCAAGGGAGGCGACGGCCGCACCCACGGAGTCGGAGCTCAAAATGGAGGGAGACAGCGGCGCGCAAGCTACGGCGGAGGCGGACGGAGATGATGGCGCGGTGGTAGCTGGTGGCTGTGTGAAGAACTACAATTTGGGGACGAGATAAGGTCAGCGTACGTGAAGCTGTCGCTGGGAGTGCTGAGGTCTTGTAATGGCGGACTGAGTCTTCATGGCGTACTACAGTTTTGCCACCAAATTTCTTATACTACCTCGGATCTTAATTAGTTGTTTTAGATTTCAATAAATCCTAGATGTATTTAGATCTAATTGTcggtttttttattttcatggaGAAGACAGTGGTGGAGAATGTTATGGCGACTTAGGTGTGAGGTCTTGTAATAGCGGTCTGAGTTTTCATGGCGAAGAGAACTTTGTTTGGTGTTTCTTAACTTGTAGCAGCGACATCGGCAAgcgggggcggcaacacaggtgaacTTATCTTTCAAGATGAAAAACTAAGGTTTGACCTTAATTGGTCATTACtcgcaatgatcttgttgaagtCATTGTTTTAAGAGGGTGGATTTTCTCCAGGTTTAAAATCCAAGTTCTGACCTTAATTGGTCGTGCCTGTTAATGATATTGTTGAAGACATTATTTTCAGAGCGCAAACTCCGGCTGTTGTCTTGGCAGTGGTTTGTGTTGCAGCTTGGCAGTGGTTTGTGTTGGAGCTACAAGATTTTGATCACCCTCGTAGTGAGATATTTTattttttcctcttcttcttctttgtagtAGGGCTATGTGCATCCATAATGTCTTTCAGGCATTTTGTCGTAGCAAAATTTGGATGTAACAATATGTTCCCTTTATTAAAATAATATTAAAAATGAACAAGAGGAAGTAAGAGACACCTGGCAACCTAATGAGAGACCTCACGGACAGCCCTCTCCCGTGATAACTTGGTAGATGTGGTACGACGTTTTTCTGTGGTTTTATAAGGAGACACGGTGGCACCTCTAGTTAGTAGCCTTAGGTGGTTCTTCAGGGTGTGGCTATTCATATACTTTTTATTTACATTTGATCTCTTTTTAAGAGGGTTTTCTTATCACTTTACATCCTTTTAGCCGAAGACACGGCAGTTTTTGCATCGCCCGATTGATTTCTTCCACGATCAGGCAGCCCTCCACACCGCGAGAACCCTAACCCTCCGCCCccaaccctccgccgccgccgccggtagcgccgccggggcaaagtccctcggggcgtggcggcggcggggccccttcctcgtcgccgcgtggagatcggcggccggatccccacctcctcgatgcttggcggagcgtacgcgcgtgggatgggcgacggcggcggcggccctcctcccgtcggctgtccctcggcggaccggtcggcgcgggtgggatgggcggcgctgcggtctccctcttctcgtcggcttcccgcagcactccggcaggggttggtggtgggcggcggccagaccatcggtctgcgccatgccatccacccccgcctctcgttggtgcgtggaggcgatctcaggCATCTTctgcgacacgagggcgcccggggcaacagccttgggtttgacggaggaggtggcctcttcttcgccggagagggtcggcctgcggttggtggtggtggatttttgatctatcatcGCCATCCGGCGGTGAtatggaggtgcatggaagccggcgatggtgtcgccggtggagggttgggttggccagcccgggatggtcgccgacgtgggggtccggcctgaataaaggcggcggtcctagggcctccttgcgtgaagaggaggacctaccggaggcctggactcgtgatctggccggagggttgagttccggaaggctccgccggcgaatgtaacagtgctttgcccggagtttgcctggatcggaggtattcggtcgtgcgcactcatgcgtttattccgaccgtttagttctggagggagcggcgcgaagctctttttctgtgttgacatcaagtgactatggatccatgatgaaagtcggaagaagagaatttcatgaaggccggaggggaggactagctaagggaggttcaagtctccgcgctgttgaggggcttgcttggtgtccgggcttcacaacagcggtatgaaagtgggggcgacaacacatgtgaagcgcagagccctacctttcagggtgaaaacccaaggtctggccttaactggttgtgcctggcagtgaccttggtggatgcattgttttgagagtggggactattttcatggtgaaaacctaagatctttgatcgggcgacgacgatgttggagcactgttcccttcttggaggcgttgttttttggagagtctgcaattcaggtgttgtcatggtggttgatgtattgctgttgttaggtccgtgatactgtagcgggacttttgtttcttagttttcttttccttttttggctatgtgcatccgtagtgccattagggtggtgcgttgttgcagaggctggatgtatttggtatctctcgatattaatatattccctttatcaaaaaaaaaacatcctTTTAGCCATTTAACTTTATTTATAAAATGAGCCAAAGTCAATATCAAGGAAACGGATAAGAGATCGCCCATTCGGCTATGAAATTAATTTTACCTGAGCGACCCACCATGAGAAGATTCAAAATCATCCATTTCCACCGTCGTCAATTTCCAATTAGTTCGTCCGTTTCTTAATTTCCCTGTTGATCATCCCCTGGCCCCCGACATCCGTGCAACTGTTTTGCCACGAAATTTCTTATACTACCTCTGATGTAAATTAGTTGTTCTAGATTCGATAAATCCTCGATAGATTTAGACAATATATGTAATAATTAATTTGGACAGAAGGGAGTAGCATTATTTACTCAGTTGAGCTGCAAATGAATCCAACAATTAACTAATAACCAGAAAGCTTTTGGGAACAATCAACACAACTAAAGCTAAATCCCGATTGAAGAACAGAAAGAATACCCAAGAACTATATACATATGTTTGCGATTGCCTGCAAACCTTTCGTGTACCTACCGCCTACAAAAATCCGTCAGCTGAATCTACATTATGGAGCAGGTGCTCGGCCTGGAGTGGTACTGCTGGTAACCATAGGCGCCGGCGGGGTGCTCGTAAACCGGCACCGCGTGCGAAGGGTACTGGTAGTAGTTCCATGGGTACGTGTACTCGACGACGGCCGCCGCGGGCTTCTGCTCCTCCTTCTTGGCATCGCCGACCTGCACGAGCTGCGCGTGGCCGACCTTCTTGCGCAGCGCGGTGGTTAGCCTGACGGAATCGATGCcgtcgccgaccaccaccacctggTCCCTGCCGTCCCCGGCCAGCGCCACCGAGTCCACCCCTGACGTCGCCGCCACCAGCGCCATGGCCTTGGACCGGCACCTGTCGGACGTCATATCCACCTTGATCACAATCTTTTGCGTCATCGCGGCGTGCTCTGAATTGAATTCTTCACAGAGTGCTACCGGGATGCTGAACACAGCCACACAGGAGGTTGGAAACTCGGAATCAAGTTTTAGGCTAATGGAGGAAGTGAGAGTAGCAAGCTAGAAGCAAGTTCTCCGTGGAGGGAGCAGAGACCTAAGGTCCATATATATAGTGCCGCTGGTCAGTCAGTGATGCGAGTGTGTGTATGCGCGTACTCTGAAACTGCCACACCGTGTGATTGCGAGATCAAAAGGCGTTTCCGTGAGTAGTTAGCTAGATTCTTTTGGGGAAAGATGGGAATTTGTTTATGACCTGGTGCGTCAGTTAGCTGGAGAGGCGACTCGGCAAGAAACAAGAGTGCGACTAGCTAGTCAGTGCCCAACTTAGTGACCAAAGCAAGCATTTGATGCTTGACCTGGGGGTCTTCGGCTGTTAAGGCAAGTACTACTCCATATTTGTTTCTTGTTGATTCGGAATCTTGTTGGGGGACAAAGAACATTTGCTGCTCTCATGTGTATGCTCGGAAAACGCGACAACGTACAGGGAGCAGAGCTAAAACATACGCTGATGCCGTTCTGTCGTACTCCTCTCGACGGCGACGGCAACATGGACGACGCGCGCGGTCACTGGTCAGCACCGTGTGGTACGGGCATGACGAAACTGTCGCCGGCTGTCGCGTTCATGGACGACGTGCGAAGACTCCTGATGGGCTGAATTGCCTTACCTTTACAGTGTGGAAAATGGACTCCGTAGGGGTGTTTCTCGGTTAACAATTTTTACCCGAGAGCACCGGAATTAACGGTTACCGTGAAATCTCGGAAATCTCAGGAATTTACCGAGCGAATTAATTCAAACagaatttaaaaaaatttaaaccttaaaataaaaataaaaatatcctTTGTACACTATAAGGCTTGCTAGGCATAGCGTTTAGGCCAGTGTTTTTTGAACAGACCAGGCGTGGGTTCGATTCCCGTGGGAGTACATGCTACTTTTTTGATAATTTAGCCAAAACTTACCACCACAACAGACCGTTCTATCTTCTATGAGTAAATGAAAGCGTTCGTATGTTAGTCAACCGTCTTTTTCTGAAGTACAAATTCAAATGTAACGGTACGAGTGTTTCTCGGAGGGTAACGAGATTTCCGGTTTTCGGGGAGATATACTGTAATGACTCATGAGTACCTTAGTAGGACAGGTACATTCAGAGcaatgcttagagcatctctagtggttCCTCTAAATGAGGACCTTTATATCTTCATATAGATGATCATCTATAAAGATTCTCTTTTAGATGTCCTAAATTTTTCAGTGGAACGTCTATATTTTTTATTTAGTCACTGTCAAGTAGACCTCTTGATCTCAGATGTATGTGGGGACACGTCCACGGGGAAGGATTTTACTTTGGATGGTC includes:
- the LOC124687886 gene encoding disease resistance protein Pik-1-like, with the protein product MTQKIVIKVDMTSDRCRSKAMALVAATSGVDSVALAGDGRDQVVVVGDGIDSVRLTTALRKKVGHAQLVQVGDAKKEEQKPAAAVVEYTYPWNYYQYPSHAVPVYEHPAGAYGYQQYHSRPSTCSIM